The following proteins are encoded in a genomic region of Sphingopyxis sp. YF1:
- a CDS encoding BlaI/MecI/CopY family transcriptional regulator yields the protein MLSSLPPREREIVDILYERGASTVTEIGEALADELSGSAIRAMLKRLEGKGFVARSASDRGFLYAPSVPEKAASKSALSQVVRVFFNGSPTSAAAALLGMQDKMSTSELDELEKLIADAREGRAK from the coding sequence ATGTTGTCGAGCCTGCCACCCCGAGAACGCGAGATCGTCGACATATTGTACGAACGCGGCGCCTCCACCGTGACCGAGATCGGCGAGGCGCTCGCCGACGAATTGTCGGGGTCGGCGATCCGGGCCATGCTCAAGCGGCTCGAGGGCAAGGGCTTCGTCGCACGTTCTGCATCCGACCGCGGTTTCCTCTACGCACCGAGCGTCCCCGAAAAGGCGGCGAGCAAGTCGGCGCTCAGCCAGGTCGTGCGCGTCTTCTTCAACGGATCGCCCACGAGCGCGGCGGCCGCGCTGCTCGGCATGCAGGACAAGATGAGCACATCGGAACTCGACGAACTCGAAAAGCTGATCGCCGATGCACGCGAAGGGAGGGCGAAATAA
- a CDS encoding TonB-dependent receptor plug domain-containing protein produces the protein MKTLSSLSALAAVLAATPAMAQDAPSGDTPPPAPVEASTASQRTSGQVYAPADFARYAPKNAYDMLIQVPGFSIRDNENLRGLGVATGNVLFNGERPSNKADDMYTQLSRIPAGDVERIEIVDGATLDLPGLSGQVANIVYRADNFSGQFSWRPEFRAYYTDRLFTRGSVSVRGRAGTIEYEAALDNDDSARSGAGGPTLIRDEDGDIVERRNDIWNTHYDTPKLSGRIKWDGPGGSVANLGAHYQRKYDRYFENGIRTSPDTADRYRTVRTDNDSWNYEVGGDWQFGAGPGKLKLIGLRRFSHEPYSQEIVTRFADGRPAEGDRFAQVGDLGETIARGEYQWKMWGGDWQLSGEAAFNTLDNIASIGLLTDGEFVNQPFPGGTGGVSEDRYEGLLSFGRKLTDTFSFQLVAGAEHSTITQAGPNGVERSFARPKGSLTLSWTPSPDFDASLKIRRRVLQLSFYDFLGRAFLNDGNQNETNFDLRPQQDWSYEAEINKKFGAWGSTKIILIYRDVEDRVDIVPVGTGEAVGNIARAKAGAIDWTATINLDPAGLKGVKLETRALLQESTLRDPFTGEKRQWSGFTDRIISADVRHDVAGTDWAWGAGAEYSHNQPNYRRNQVDRIWEGPVWANVFVEHKDVMGLTVRASISNAVGARSRRDRIVYTEVRGVSPIAFVEERNRRIGPIFAFSVRGKI, from the coding sequence ATGAAGACGCTGTCCAGCCTGTCCGCGCTCGCCGCGGTGCTCGCCGCCACGCCCGCCATGGCGCAGGACGCCCCCTCCGGCGACACCCCGCCGCCCGCGCCCGTCGAAGCATCGACCGCCAGCCAGCGAACCTCGGGACAGGTCTATGCCCCCGCCGACTTCGCCCGCTACGCGCCGAAGAATGCCTATGACATGCTGATTCAGGTCCCGGGTTTTTCGATCCGCGACAATGAAAATCTGCGCGGCCTGGGGGTCGCCACGGGCAATGTCCTGTTCAACGGCGAGCGGCCGTCAAACAAGGCCGACGACATGTACACCCAATTATCGCGCATCCCCGCGGGCGACGTCGAGCGGATCGAGATCGTCGACGGCGCGACGCTCGACCTCCCCGGGCTGTCGGGGCAGGTCGCCAACATCGTCTATCGCGCGGACAATTTCTCGGGGCAATTTTCGTGGCGCCCCGAATTTCGCGCCTATTACACCGACCGGCTGTTCACCCGCGGCAGCGTCTCGGTACGCGGCCGCGCCGGCACCATCGAATATGAAGCCGCGCTCGACAACGACGATTCGGCGCGCAGCGGTGCGGGCGGCCCGACACTGATCAGGGACGAGGATGGCGACATCGTCGAACGGCGCAACGACATCTGGAACACGCACTACGATACACCCAAGCTGTCGGGCCGGATCAAATGGGACGGACCGGGGGGCAGCGTCGCGAACCTCGGCGCACACTATCAGCGCAAATATGACCGCTATTTCGAAAACGGCATCCGCACGAGCCCCGATACCGCCGATCGCTACCGGACCGTGCGCACCGACAACGACAGCTGGAACTACGAGGTCGGCGGCGACTGGCAGTTCGGCGCCGGCCCCGGCAAGCTCAAGCTGATCGGGCTGCGCCGCTTCAGCCACGAACCCTATTCGCAGGAGATCGTGACCCGCTTCGCCGACGGCCGGCCCGCGGAAGGCGATCGCTTCGCGCAGGTCGGCGACCTCGGCGAGACGATCGCGCGCGGCGAATATCAGTGGAAGATGTGGGGCGGCGACTGGCAATTGTCGGGCGAGGCCGCGTTCAACACGCTCGACAATATCGCCTCGATCGGGCTGCTCACCGACGGCGAATTCGTCAACCAGCCCTTTCCGGGCGGCACGGGCGGGGTGAGCGAAGACCGCTACGAGGGGCTGCTCAGCTTCGGGCGCAAGCTCACCGACACATTCTCGTTCCAGCTGGTCGCCGGCGCCGAACATTCGACGATCACGCAGGCGGGCCCGAACGGCGTCGAGCGCAGCTTCGCGCGGCCGAAAGGGTCGCTGACGCTGTCGTGGACGCCGTCGCCCGATTTCGACGCCTCGCTCAAGATCCGCCGCCGCGTGCTCCAGCTGTCCTTCTACGACTTCCTCGGCCGCGCCTTCCTCAACGACGGCAATCAGAACGAGACCAATTTCGATCTCCGACCGCAACAGGACTGGAGCTACGAGGCCGAGATCAACAAGAAATTCGGCGCGTGGGGCTCGACCAAGATCATCCTCATCTACCGCGACGTCGAGGATCGGGTCGACATCGTGCCGGTCGGCACCGGCGAGGCGGTGGGCAATATCGCGAGGGCCAAGGCAGGCGCGATCGACTGGACCGCGACGATCAATCTCGACCCCGCGGGGCTCAAGGGGGTCAAGCTCGAAACGCGTGCGTTGCTTCAGGAATCGACGTTGCGCGATCCCTTCACCGGCGAAAAACGTCAGTGGAGCGGTTTTACCGACAGGATCATCAGTGCCGACGTCCGCCACGATGTCGCGGGCACCGACTGGGCGTGGGGCGCGGGCGCCGAATATTCGCACAACCAGCCCAACTACCGCCGCAACCAGGTCGACCGCATTTGGGAAGGCCCGGTGTGGGCCAATGTCTTCGTCGAGCACAAGGATGTGATGGGATTGACGGTGCGCGCCTCGATCTCGAACGCGGTCGGCGCACGCTCGCGCCGCGACCGCATCGTTTACACCGAGGTACGCGGCGTAAGCCCCATCGCCTTCGTCGAGGAGCGCAACCGCCGCATCGGCCCGATCTTCGCCTTTTCGGTACGCGGAAAAATCTAA
- a CDS encoding TetR/AcrR family transcriptional regulator: MIPDSTAEGRSAPDDAAAARRQAFVDAARELFFANGYAGTTMSAVAGKVGGSKTTLWSYFPSKEELFAAVADDLVEHYGTALQVELPVDEPVPEVLRRFGYVLISTLLSTPLLSLYRLVVGEAERFPHLAETFYERGPRRGKARLAAWMGEKMVRGELRMGDPMQAVYHFAGLCQSGVYYHAVLGLPEGRDHSRLPRDIDAAVDTFRRAWGIAATD; this comes from the coding sequence ATGATACCAGACAGTACGGCCGAAGGCCGGAGCGCACCCGACGATGCCGCCGCGGCGCGGCGCCAGGCGTTCGTCGATGCCGCGCGCGAGCTGTTTTTCGCCAACGGCTATGCCGGCACGACGATGTCGGCGGTCGCGGGCAAGGTCGGCGGTTCGAAAACCACGCTGTGGAGCTATTTCCCGTCGAAGGAGGAGCTGTTCGCGGCGGTCGCCGACGACCTCGTCGAACATTATGGTACCGCCTTGCAGGTCGAGCTGCCGGTCGACGAACCCGTGCCCGAGGTGCTGCGGCGGTTCGGTTATGTGCTGATATCGACGCTGCTGTCGACGCCGCTGCTTTCGCTCTATCGCCTCGTCGTCGGCGAGGCCGAGCGCTTTCCGCACCTCGCCGAGACCTTTTACGAGCGCGGGCCGCGCCGGGGCAAGGCGCGCCTCGCCGCGTGGATGGGAGAAAAGATGGTGCGCGGCGAACTGCGCATGGGCGACCCGATGCAGGCGGTCTATCATTTCGCGGGCCTCTGCCAGTCGGGGGTCTATTATCATGCCGTGCTGGGCCTGCCCGAGGGGCGCGACCATAGCCGCCTGCCGCGCGACATCGACGCGGCGGTCGATACCTTTCGCCGCGCATGGGGAATCGCCGCGACCGACTGA
- a CDS encoding efflux transporter outer membrane subunit — protein MPRSLFLSSAVLALLAGCAAVPDLGPKPVPASPATLETRQAFADASGEWPAEGWWRAWGDPQFDTLIAEGLANAPDVAIAAARVRAADAFAQQAGAALGPRAAVEASAGGVQQSKTMGIPPQFVPDGVEDTGRVAATFAFDLDLWGRNRAALAAATSEAEAARVDAAQARLMLATGIAAAYADLAGQYDALTVAENAARIRAASAELAAERTRAGLDNRASERQAESRSAAARADVVALEEAIALTRHRIAALLGAGPDRGLALARPALAAPTVGLPADAGIGLIGRRPDIVAARLRADAAGRRIDVARADFYPNISLSALVGLQSLGLSHLFDKGSGYGNGGVALSLPIFDGGRLQGRYRGARADYDLAVASYDRTLVAALREVADTVASRAANARQLAERRAALAAAEEAAKLAGLRYRAGLSNQIVALTAEDGMVALARAVAELEARQRALDVALIRALGGGYAAQTSTGEL, from the coding sequence ATGCCCCGATCATTGTTTCTCTCCTCCGCGGTTCTGGCCCTGCTGGCGGGATGCGCCGCGGTTCCCGACCTTGGGCCGAAACCCGTGCCGGCGTCGCCCGCGACGCTCGAAACGCGGCAGGCCTTTGCCGACGCGTCGGGCGAATGGCCGGCCGAGGGCTGGTGGCGCGCATGGGGCGATCCCCAGTTCGACACGCTGATCGCCGAGGGGCTGGCGAACGCGCCCGACGTCGCGATCGCCGCGGCGCGGGTGCGCGCCGCCGACGCGTTCGCCCAGCAGGCGGGCGCCGCGCTCGGCCCGCGGGCCGCCGTCGAGGCGAGTGCCGGCGGCGTCCAGCAAAGCAAGACCATGGGCATCCCGCCGCAGTTCGTGCCCGACGGGGTCGAGGATACGGGGCGTGTCGCCGCGACCTTTGCCTTCGACCTCGACCTGTGGGGCCGCAACCGCGCGGCGCTTGCCGCCGCGACGTCGGAGGCCGAGGCGGCGCGCGTCGATGCGGCGCAGGCACGGCTGATGCTGGCCACCGGAATCGCGGCGGCCTATGCCGATCTTGCGGGGCAATATGACGCGCTCACTGTCGCCGAGAATGCGGCGCGGATCCGCGCGGCGAGCGCCGAACTGGCTGCGGAGCGCACCCGCGCCGGGCTCGACAACCGGGCGAGCGAGCGCCAGGCCGAAAGCCGGTCGGCCGCTGCGCGCGCCGATGTCGTCGCGCTGGAGGAGGCGATCGCGCTGACGCGGCACCGCATTGCCGCGCTGCTCGGCGCCGGTCCCGATCGCGGACTCGCGCTGGCTCGACCCGCGCTCGCGGCGCCGACCGTCGGTCTGCCCGCCGACGCCGGCATCGGCCTGATCGGGCGGCGCCCCGACATTGTCGCGGCGCGGCTGCGCGCCGACGCCGCAGGGCGGCGCATCGACGTGGCGCGCGCCGATTTCTATCCGAACATCAGCCTGTCGGCGCTGGTCGGGCTGCAATCGCTGGGGCTGTCGCACCTGTTCGACAAGGGCTCCGGCTATGGCAATGGTGGCGTCGCGCTCAGCCTGCCGATCTTCGACGGCGGGCGGCTCCAGGGCCGCTATCGCGGCGCGCGCGCCGATTATGACCTGGCGGTCGCTTCCTATGACCGCACGCTGGTCGCGGCGCTGCGCGAGGTCGCCGACACGGTGGCGAGCCGCGCCGCCAACGCGCGGCAGCTCGCCGAACGGCGCGCCGCGCTCGCCGCCGCCGAAGAGGCGGCGAAGCTCGCCGGACTGCGCTATCGCGCGGGGCTTTCGAACCAGATCGTTGCCCTGACCGCCGAGGACGGCATGGTCGCGCTTGCGCGCGCGGTCGCCGAGCTCGAGGCGCGCCAGCGCGCGCTCGACGTCGCGCTGATCCGCGCCCTCGGCGGCGGCTATGCCGCGCAGACTTCAACAGGAGAGCTATGA
- a CDS encoding L,D-transpeptidase family protein has protein sequence MLAICAIAALPLTVASAHAAPKKASKTVTKAAPAPASPALVAAIRAEAGGDLKSFYGERGYRPLWVRAGKIGPDAQSLLGWLDSAELDGLKSSSYRPDRLRALISAARSGSPEAVARAELALSDAFARYVRDMRTPGKAKMIYADRSLKPKRLAAAAVLRAAAFPQDFGAYLTGMGWMSEHYLRLRNLAAHAGKAGASKQDLARLRLNLDRARILPGPYVYHIVVDASSGQLWYYGAGKRAGSMKVVVGAPETQTPMLAGRLQWAILNPYWNVPDYLAQKSIAPKVLAGRSLASLRMEALSDWGSNPQKLDPATIDWQAVAAGDRALRLRELPGGANSMGKVKFLFPNKEGIYLHDTPERALLAKPDRHFSNGCIRLEDAAELGRWLMQRPIATRSKTPEQAVPLPAQVPVYLTYITAVATKRGIAFRDDVYGRDG, from the coding sequence ATGCTGGCGATCTGTGCCATCGCAGCGTTGCCGCTCACGGTCGCCAGTGCCCATGCGGCGCCCAAAAAGGCGAGCAAGACCGTCACCAAAGCCGCCCCCGCGCCCGCCAGCCCGGCGCTCGTCGCCGCAATCCGCGCCGAGGCCGGCGGCGACCTCAAGAGCTTCTACGGCGAACGCGGCTATCGCCCGCTGTGGGTGCGCGCGGGCAAGATCGGGCCGGACGCGCAGTCGCTGCTCGGCTGGCTCGACAGCGCCGAACTCGACGGCCTCAAATCCTCCTCCTACCGTCCCGACCGACTGCGCGCGCTCATCTCCGCAGCGCGATCCGGAAGCCCCGAAGCCGTGGCGCGCGCCGAACTCGCGCTGTCCGACGCCTTCGCACGCTATGTCCGTGACATGCGCACGCCCGGCAAGGCAAAGATGATCTACGCCGATCGGAGCCTCAAGCCGAAGAGGCTCGCGGCCGCCGCGGTGCTGCGCGCCGCCGCCTTCCCACAGGATTTCGGCGCCTATCTGACCGGCATGGGCTGGATGAGCGAACATTATCTCCGCCTGCGCAATCTTGCCGCGCACGCCGGCAAGGCGGGCGCCTCGAAGCAGGATCTGGCGCGGCTGCGTCTCAACCTCGACCGCGCGCGCATCCTTCCCGGCCCCTATGTCTATCATATCGTCGTCGATGCCTCATCGGGGCAGCTCTGGTATTATGGCGCCGGCAAGCGCGCCGGATCGATGAAGGTCGTCGTCGGCGCCCCCGAAACGCAGACGCCGATGCTCGCCGGCCGGCTGCAATGGGCGATCCTCAACCCCTATTGGAACGTTCCCGACTATCTCGCGCAAAAGAGCATCGCGCCCAAGGTGCTCGCGGGGCGCAGCCTCGCCTCACTGCGCATGGAGGCACTGTCCGACTGGGGTTCAAACCCGCAAAAGCTCGACCCCGCGACGATCGACTGGCAGGCCGTCGCGGCCGGCGACCGGGCGCTCCGCCTGCGCGAGCTTCCCGGCGGCGCCAATTCGATGGGCAAGGTCAAATTCCTCTTCCCGAACAAGGAAGGCATCTACCTCCACGACACCCCCGAGCGCGCGCTGCTCGCCAAGCCCGACCGCCATTTCAGCAACGGGTGCATCCGCCTCGAGGATGCCGCCGAACTCGGCCGCTGGCTGATGCAACGCCCGATCGCGACCAGATCGAAGACGCCCGAGCAGGCCGTGCCGCTGCCGGCGCAGGTGCCCGTCTATCTCACCTATATCACCGCGGTCGCGACCAAGCGCGGCATCGCCTTCCGCGACGATGTCTACGGCCGCGACGGATAG
- a CDS encoding rod shape-determining protein: MKFFHRFTSAASDMAIDLGTVNTVVYVRDRGIVLNEPSVVALETRDGVRRVKVVGNDAKPMMGKTPDNIEAIRPLRDGVIADIAVAEQMIKYFIDKAAGGTGPLRRRSNVVVCVPSGSTMVERRAIRDAASNAGALSVQLIEESLAAAIGAGLPVTEPRGAMVVDIGGGTTEVAVLSLGGIAYSNSVRGGGDKMDEMISSYIRRKHNLMIGEMTAERVKLTIGCAVPPDGSGMVMGVKGRDLVTGRPAEVEVSEVEVAEALAEPVGQIVGAVRAALEQTPPELSADIIDEGITLTGGGALLRRMDIAIARATGLPVAVADNALLCVAVGAGHAFEDRDYRSVLIAA, from the coding sequence ATGAAGTTCTTCCACCGCTTCACTTCCGCCGCCAGCGACATGGCGATCGATCTCGGCACCGTGAACACGGTCGTCTATGTCCGTGACCGCGGGATCGTCCTCAACGAACCTTCGGTCGTCGCGCTCGAAACGCGCGACGGGGTGCGCCGTGTCAAGGTCGTCGGCAATGACGCCAAGCCGATGATGGGCAAGACCCCCGACAATATCGAGGCGATCCGCCCGCTCCGCGACGGCGTCATCGCCGACATCGCCGTCGCCGAACAGATGATCAAATATTTCATCGACAAGGCGGCGGGCGGTACCGGTCCGCTCCGCCGGCGCAGCAATGTCGTCGTGTGCGTGCCTTCGGGATCGACGATGGTCGAACGCCGCGCGATCCGCGACGCCGCGTCGAACGCCGGCGCGCTGTCGGTGCAGCTGATCGAGGAATCGCTCGCCGCCGCGATCGGCGCCGGCCTGCCAGTCACCGAACCGCGCGGCGCTATGGTCGTCGACATCGGCGGTGGCACCACTGAGGTCGCGGTGCTGTCGCTCGGCGGCATCGCCTACAGCAATTCGGTCCGCGGTGGCGGTGACAAGATGGACGAGATGATCTCCTCCTACATTCGCCGCAAGCACAACCTCATGATCGGCGAAATGACCGCCGAGCGCGTCAAACTCACCATCGGCTGCGCGGTTCCGCCCGACGGCTCCGGCATGGTGATGGGAGTCAAGGGACGCGACCTCGTCACCGGGCGCCCCGCCGAGGTCGAAGTGTCGGAGGTCGAAGTCGCCGAAGCGCTCGCCGAGCCCGTCGGGCAGATCGTCGGTGCGGTGCGCGCGGCGCTCGAACAGACGCCGCCCGAACTCTCCGCCGACATCATCGACGAAGGCATCACGCTTACCGGCGGCGGTGCGTTGCTCCGGCGGATGGATATCGCAATCGCGCGCGCGACCGGGCTCCCGGTCGCGGTCGCCGACAATGCACTGCTGTGCGTCGCAGTCGGCGCGGGCCACGCCTTTGAGGATCGCGACTATCGCAGCGTCCTGATCGCTGCGTGA
- a CDS encoding radical SAM protein — protein MPQADQQLRSDRDAPAHALAAFLPPHAGALIGLLTPQDRETLDRIALSPPARSAFPAASMTAIMKATRLCNLRCTYCHSWRGAPSRPMTFEVMARATRDLLSSPAVREVDFVWHGGEVTLLPVAFFAKAVYLQLLFKRTGQTVRNAIQTNATLISDAWIDFWQAHDFEVGVSIDATPELHDSRRLDKAGRGSWAAVQRGIARLKAGGIRFGGLAVLTEDVLAVDPARYLESLAECGLTGVALLNAIPDASGERRDGDSYLPFDAFVDFMVRLYAVWDDRFRGVLSIREFESLENNVAGGKPLICVHSASCMGRFITVEPTGEVAPCDKYDGGAGFHFGRLGVRSLADQIADAPGMAALRAEEASLKAAMAPCPFVGVCRGGCPHDARMRAAAGLPGGCCGLRPLIEEVQARKRRKSDGTSSRTDRGRI, from the coding sequence ATGCCGCAGGCGGACCAGCAGCTGCGATCGGACCGGGATGCGCCGGCCCACGCCCTTGCGGCGTTCCTGCCGCCGCACGCCGGCGCGCTCATCGGCCTGCTGACACCGCAAGACCGCGAAACGCTGGACCGCATCGCGCTGTCGCCGCCTGCGCGCTCGGCCTTCCCCGCGGCGTCGATGACGGCGATCATGAAGGCGACGCGCCTGTGCAACCTGCGCTGTACCTATTGCCATTCGTGGCGCGGCGCGCCGAGCCGCCCTATGACGTTCGAGGTGATGGCGCGGGCGACCCGCGATCTGCTGTCGTCGCCGGCGGTGCGCGAGGTCGATTTCGTCTGGCACGGCGGCGAAGTCACGCTGCTCCCGGTCGCCTTCTTTGCCAAGGCGGTCTATCTTCAGCTGCTCTTCAAGCGGACCGGACAGACGGTGCGCAACGCGATCCAGACCAATGCGACGCTGATTTCGGACGCGTGGATCGACTTTTGGCAGGCGCATGATTTCGAGGTCGGCGTCAGCATCGACGCCACCCCCGAACTGCACGACAGCCGCCGTCTCGACAAGGCCGGGCGCGGCAGCTGGGCCGCGGTGCAGCGGGGGATCGCGCGGCTGAAGGCGGGCGGAATCCGCTTCGGCGGGCTGGCGGTGCTGACCGAGGATGTGCTGGCGGTCGACCCCGCCCGCTATCTGGAATCGCTCGCCGAATGCGGGCTGACGGGGGTCGCGCTGCTCAACGCGATCCCCGATGCGTCGGGAGAGCGGCGCGACGGCGATTCCTACCTTCCGTTCGATGCTTTTGTCGATTTCATGGTCCGGCTCTATGCGGTGTGGGACGACCGGTTTCGTGGCGTGCTGAGCATTCGCGAGTTCGAATCGCTCGAGAATAATGTCGCGGGCGGCAAGCCGCTGATCTGCGTGCATTCGGCGTCGTGCATGGGGCGGTTCATCACCGTCGAGCCGACGGGCGAGGTCGCTCCCTGCGACAAATATGACGGCGGTGCGGGCTTCCACTTCGGCCGCCTCGGCGTGCGGTCGCTCGCCGACCAGATTGCCGATGCGCCGGGCATGGCGGCGCTGCGCGCCGAAGAAGCGTCGCTGAAGGCGGCGATGGCGCCCTGTCCGTTCGTCGGGGTTTGCCGGGGCGGCTGTCCGCACGATGCGCGCATGCGCGCCGCGGCCGGTCTGCCCGGGGGATGCTGCGGGCTGCGGCCGCTGATCGAGGAAGTTCAGGCAAGGAAGAGGAGGAAGAGCGATGGCACGTCAAGTCGAACTGACCGAGGAAGAATTTAA
- a CDS encoding reverse transcriptase-like protein, which yields MPRRRTKIYFDGGCRPNPGPIEIAVVTGGIAAIDRNIGTGGSLDAEWLALIAALRLARARGLANYVLLGDAATVIAQANGTVRARGAAADHLAVFRALAAEGPAPRIRHIGRAQNLAGIALARLHGR from the coding sequence ATGCCGCGCCGCCGCACCAAAATCTATTTCGACGGCGGCTGCCGCCCCAATCCCGGCCCGATCGAGATCGCGGTGGTGACCGGCGGGATCGCCGCGATCGACCGGAATATCGGCACCGGGGGCAGCCTTGATGCCGAATGGCTCGCGCTGATCGCCGCGCTGCGGCTCGCGCGGGCGCGCGGGCTCGCCAATTATGTGCTTCTGGGTGACGCCGCGACGGTGATCGCACAGGCGAACGGCACCGTTCGCGCGCGCGGCGCGGCGGCGGATCATCTCGCCGTCTTCCGCGCGCTCGCCGCCGAGGGGCCAGCGCCGCGAATCCGCCACATCGGGCGGGCGCAGAATCTCGCCGGGATCGCGCTCGCACGCCTCCACGGCCGCTGA
- a CDS encoding M56 family metallopeptidase yields the protein MFDTMITPALLLGLAWKSVAVAAVTLLLLRLARRRSAGERSMIAHAGLAALLLLPAANLMLPTWTPLPHGWFAKAAPVAAAASAAADLSTTGGVPGVPAPIATSAPVVAGAAGGSPSMAVSVGDIAPFLYAIPLILLFGVMMLAIVRLFAMRGRAEILVDNSWLTALAEAQRRMGFKHGTALLVSAELRSPISWGVLRPTIVLSPKAVQAVGEAEAIIAHELAHVARLDWAKLLAARIACALFWFNPLVWILARESHQLREEAADDAVLMADIDGPDYATLLVGAARHDNEGALLAAHGVAPGKSSLKRRITRVLDGTLRRGPAGPGWMLMSVVLLAGVTAPLAAFSAITPKANKTLATRSGPPVTGVATTATTATTTHDTARVAAADSHKRLTPDQLIAMRAVGVTPEDVRRMRDDRWSADPDDMIAAKASGVDGAYLGQMRRLFPGADVGEIIGARAVGIDPDYVREIRSHFPRVDIDELTGMRAMGIDGAYLREMRKEGVILRDPDDAIALRAVGAGHAPPLSASKGTKGAKGDKSATIRMGPGGVIEARSGDGRVARIEMPATPEPPAPPER from the coding sequence ATGTTCGACACGATGATCACCCCCGCCCTGCTCTTGGGTCTCGCCTGGAAATCCGTCGCGGTCGCCGCCGTCACCTTGCTGCTGCTGCGGCTCGCACGGCGACGCTCGGCGGGGGAGCGCTCGATGATCGCACACGCCGGGCTCGCGGCGCTGCTACTGCTGCCCGCCGCCAACCTGATGCTGCCGACCTGGACGCCGCTGCCGCACGGCTGGTTCGCCAAGGCTGCGCCCGTCGCCGCTGCGGCGTCGGCGGCTGCCGATCTTTCAACGACGGGAGGCGTGCCGGGTGTCCCGGCTCCGATCGCGACCTCGGCACCGGTTGTGGCCGGCGCGGCCGGGGGATCGCCGTCGATGGCGGTCTCGGTCGGTGACATCGCACCCTTTCTCTACGCCATCCCGCTGATCCTGCTGTTCGGGGTGATGATGCTGGCGATCGTACGGCTGTTCGCGATGCGCGGCCGCGCCGAGATTCTCGTCGACAATTCGTGGCTGACCGCACTCGCCGAGGCGCAGCGGCGTATGGGATTCAAACACGGCACCGCCCTGCTCGTCAGCGCCGAACTGCGCTCACCGATCAGCTGGGGCGTGCTGCGCCCGACGATCGTGCTCAGTCCCAAGGCGGTACAGGCGGTCGGCGAAGCCGAAGCGATCATCGCGCACGAGCTGGCGCATGTAGCGCGCCTGGACTGGGCCAAGCTCCTCGCAGCGCGCATCGCCTGCGCACTCTTCTGGTTCAACCCCCTGGTGTGGATACTCGCGCGCGAAAGCCACCAACTGCGCGAGGAAGCCGCCGACGATGCGGTGCTGATGGCCGACATCGACGGTCCAGACTATGCGACGCTGCTCGTCGGCGCGGCACGCCACGACAATGAAGGCGCGCTGCTCGCAGCGCACGGCGTCGCACCGGGCAAGTCGAGCCTCAAGCGCCGCATCACCCGCGTCCTCGACGGCACGCTCCGCCGCGGCCCCGCAGGCCCGGGCTGGATGCTGATGAGCGTGGTGCTGCTCGCCGGCGTGACTGCGCCGCTCGCCGCCTTTTCGGCCATCACGCCGAAAGCGAACAAGACGCTCGCCACGCGCAGCGGTCCGCCCGTCACCGGCGTCGCGACGACCGCAACGACGGCAACGACCACGCACGACACGGCACGCGTTGCCGCCGCGGATTCGCACAAGCGGCTGACGCCCGACCAGCTGATCGCCATGCGTGCGGTCGGCGTCACGCCCGAGGATGTTCGCCGGATGCGCGACGACCGCTGGTCGGCCGACCCCGACGACATGATCGCCGCCAAGGCGAGCGGGGTCGACGGCGCCTATCTCGGCCAGATGCGCCGGCTGTTCCCCGGTGCCGACGTCGGCGAGATCATCGGCGCCCGCGCGGTGGGCATCGACCCGGACTATGTCCGCGAGATCCGTTCGCATTTCCCGCGCGTCGACATCGACGAACTGACCGGCATGCGCGCGATGGGGATTGATGGCGCCTATCTGCGCGAGATGCGCAAGGAAGGCGTCATCCTGCGCGATCCCGACGATGCGATCGCGCTGCGCGCGGTCGGGGCGGGGCACGCCCCCCCGCTTTCGGCATCGAAGGGAACCAAGGGTGCAAAGGGCGACAAGTCGGCGACGATCCGAATGGGTCCGGGCGGCGTGATCGAGGCCCGCTCGGGCGATGGTCGGGTCGCACGGATCGAGATGCCCGCGACACCCGAACCGCCGGCACCGCCCGAGCGCTGA